CGTTTTGGCACTTTATGCACGGTCTTCAAGGCTTCGGAGACATTACCAAGCGCGGTCATATGCGGCCAGAGATTGAATTGTTGGAACACCATGCCAATTTTAGAGCGCACGGCGCGGATTTGGGCGGCAGGCAAGCGTTCACGTTGACCATCGGGTTTTTCGAAATAGCCAAGTGCCTCGCCGCTGACGGTGATCATGCCTTCGCTGGCCTCTTCCAGAAAGGCCATGCACCGCAGAAGCGTGCTTTTGCCAGAGCCGGAGGGGCCAATCAGGCAGGAGACCTTACCTTCCGGGATTTCCAGGTTGATGTCATTTAACACGGTATTGGTGCCAAAGCGCTTGACGAGCTTGGAAACGGAAATAGCGGGAAGCGTCATGGCGCGGAAAACCTCAATCTGCTCAAACGGGATTCAGCCTTGCGAGCCGCCCAAGCGGTGGCCTCCACAATGACCCAGTAAATAACGGCCAGCACGAAAATCGCCTCCAGAAAGGCATATTGCGCAGAACCAATGGCGCTGACGGTGGCGGTGAGTTCGGGAACGGTGATGATCGACAACACCGCCGATTCTTTCAGAAGAATGATCGCCAGATTGACGCAAGGTGGCAGCACGATCAGCGCCATTTCGGGCAAGAGAATGCGGCGAATAATTTGAAGCCGGGTCAGCCCCAGACATTCTGCCGCTTCCACATGGCCATGGGGAACGGAGCCATAGCCTGCGCGGAAAATTTCCGAGTAATAGGCGGCGGAATAGACGGTGAGACCAATCAACCCGCAAGGGATAGGGTCGAGCGACAGGCCAACATAGGGTCCGCCATAATAGACAAGGAAAATCTGGATTAGAAATGGCGTGCCGCGTAACACTTCCACCACCAATCCCAGTGGAATATCCAGAAGCCTGCCGCCGTAGCGCCGTCCTGTCGCGACGAGAAAGCCAACGACAATGCCCAGCACCATGCCGACCACCCAGATCCAGAGGGTGGTGGTGGCACCGCTGAAAATTTCCGGCAGATGATCGAGAATGACTTTCGGATCAAAGATCATTTGACCGCTCCCGGCAGGCTACGCTCGGTGATGCGGGCGATCATCGCCACGCTCCAGCAGATGATCAGGTAAATCAGCGCTGCCGATGAAAACAGCTCAATGGGCAGATAGGTGGAGGCGGCAAGATCCTGTGCCATGCGGGTCAGCTCGACAATGCCGACGACCGAGACCAGCGAAGAGGATTTGAGGATCATGATTGCCTCATTGACCAAAGCCGGAAAGGTCAGCCGCAACGCAATGGGCAGTTTGATGCGTAAAAACGTCTGGCGGCCTGAAAAGCCAGCCATATCGGCAGCCTCGATCAAGCCTTTCGGCACGCTTTCAAAGCCCCCACGCAGGTTTTCGGCCTGATAGGCTGCGGTGCAAAGCGACAGGCCAATGATGGCGGCCACCACGCTTGGCACATTGATGCCTATAAAAGGCAGGAGATTGTAAATCAGCAGCAATTGCACCAGCAATGGCACGCCGCGAAAGAAGCTGATGAACAGCTTGGTTGGCATTGTATAGAGTCGTTTGCCGGAGAGCATGGCGCCAGACAGGGCAATGGCAATCAAAAAGCCGATGGCAATCGAAATCACGCTGATGCCCAGCGTCCATCCGGCAGCCTTAACCAGCAGGAAGAAGAGTTTGAATGACATGGCTCTCCGGTCTTCGTGTTTTTGTGGCTATCGATGAGCATGGATGGTTCAGTGTGGCAGATGAAAGAAGGGTGCTTTTCGGCCCATCCGTTTATTGGCCCACCTCACTCTCGGCCTTCGTCACCCTCGGGCCTGTCCCGAGGGTCTGCTACGAGAGACTATGCCATTAAGGTCGTTTTTAACGTTTAACGGTGGCAGATGCTCGGCACAGGGCCGAGCATGACGTTGGAGAGAAAGGTGACTTATTGTCATCAGGTGGGCGTCATTTGGAACGGCGTTTTCACGCCCTCCCAATCGGATCACCTCAAAACGCCGGGTCTTTCACGCTATCAGGCGTATCAAACTTGGTGCCAAACCACTTTTCCTGCAATTTCGCCATGCGGCCATCACCCTTCATCTTGATGATGGCGGCATCGACGGCGTCGATCAGGCTGGCGTGGTCTGCATCCTTGGTGCCGACAAAGCTGAAATAGCTCTTTTTGCCAAAGGGTGGCAGAACCACTTCAAAAGCTCCATTGCGCTGCTTGGCAACGAAGGCGATATTGGGCAGTGAATTGGCAACGGCCACCACGCGGCCCGCGGCCATATCGGCATAGGCGTCGTTGAAGGAGACATATTCACGCACATCAATTTTCTTCGGCAGGGTTGCGGAAAGCTCCTGCAACTGCGCCAGCTGGGCTGTGGCCTTGCCGACGCCAACAGATTTACCCGCCAGATCCTCAGGCTTGGTAATGGTCTTGTCGCCAGCCTTTTTCAGGATAGCAACGGTGGCTTCGGCAATCGGAGCGGTGAAGCGATAGCGCTCCATGCGGGCTTTGGTGACGGTGGCAGGGCCTGCAACAATATCGAACTTGCCTGCTTCAAGGCCGGGCAAAACACCGTCCCACGGCAGGGCAATCCACTCAACCTTCACGCCCAATTCCTTGCCGATTTCGGCAAAGAGATCGACGTTGAGGCCAACGTGGTCGCCAGCATCGATAAAGTCAAAGGGTGCAAAGGCGGTTTCCGTGCCGACTTTCAACGTGCCAGCGGCTTTGATCTTGGTGAGCGCATCTTCGGCATGGGCCGACATGCTCGCACCAAACAACAGGGCGGCCCCAAGCGCCGCCTTCAGCAACAGTCTTTTCTGCATCACGATTTCTCCAGTTGCCCGCAACCCGGCGATCTCTCGTACCGGTGCAATTCCCCTCAGCCGTTTCTCGGCTATTTGACTATACAAATAGAGCGGGGAAGGGGGCAGCTGTCAATGCTATTGTGCGGAAAATAAGCGTGCTTATTTTCTAAGCAGATCTTTGGCTGGAGTCGAGGCGAATCCGCCCCTTTTTCCAAGGAAAATGCTATTTCATGCGATGGCGACGATATCGACGCTGATATCGGCGGGCCGGGAGGCTTCGATCACCAATCGACCGTTGGGCAAGTCGTTACCATTCAATTTCCAGGCGATTGCGGCCTCGTCCAGTCCGTAATGAACCCAGCGGTCGCGCAGGCGCTGTTCCAGCACCTCCAGTGGGGGGCCGACGAAGACCGTCAGGTCGAAGCAGCTTTGCAGACGGGTCCAAGGGGCGCGATCCAGAAGCAGGTAATTGCCCTCGATCAGAATGAAGCGGGTTTCCGGTGCAATTGGCCGGGCCGAGGCAATCGCTAGTTCGCGGTCGCGGTCGAAAACCGGCACAAGCACTTCCTCGTCGCCAGCCTTCACCGCCGTGACGATGTCGAGAAAGCCGCGCACGTCGAAGGTTTCCGGCGCGCCCTTGCGCTTCAGCAGGCCGCGCTGTTCCAGAATGCCGTTGTCCATGTGAAATCCGTCCATCGGCAGGATTTCCGCAGTTTCGCCGCGCGCAATCAGCGCCTCGCGCAAGGCTTCCGACAGGGTGGACTTACCGGCACCTGGCGGCCCGGCAATGGCGATCATGAAACGGCTGGCCCCTTGGGCCAGCCGCGTGATTTCCTCAAGAAGGGAGGAAATAGATGTTGTCATGCTGCAATCGCTTCTGCTGGTGCTTCTTTTGCACCCGTCATGAAGGCCACGGCATCCGACATGGTGTAATCCTTCGGATTGATCACGCAGAGACGCTTGCCAAGCCGATGGATGTGGATGCGGTCGGCCACTTCAAACACATGCGGCATATTGTGCGAGATCAGCACGATCGGCATGCCGCGCGAGCGCACGTCCTGGATCAGCTCCAGCACGCGGCGGCTTTCCTTGACACCCAAGGCAGCGGTTGGTTCGTCGAGGATAACCACCTTGGAACCAAAGGCAGCGGCGCGTGCCACCGCCACACCCTGACGCTGACCGCCGGACAGGGTTTCCACCGCCTGATTGATGTTCTGGATGGTCATCAGACCAAGCTCGGACAACTTTTCACGGGCAAATTTGTCCATGGCAGGCTTGTCCAGCGCCCGGAACACGCTGCCCATGATGCCGGGTTTGCGCATTTCACGGCCCAGAAACATGTTGTCGGCAATGGAGAGCGCCGGAGACAGGGCAAGGTTCTGATACACGGTTTCAATGCCAGCTTTGCGGGCATCGATCGGCGAACGGAAGTTGATGGTCTGTCCTTCGAGCTTGATCTCGCCTTCATCCGGCGTCACGGCGCCGGAAATGGCCTTGATCAGAGATGACTTTCCTGCCCCGTTATCGCCGATCACAGCGAGGATTTCACCCGGATAAAGATCAAAATCGGCGTTGTCGAGGGCAGTGACGCGGCCATAACGCTTGACGAGACCACGGGCGGTGAGAATGGGTTCTTGTGCCATTAGCCAGCTACCTTTCTGATCCATTGGTCAATTGCGACGGCGGCAATGATCAGCACGCCAATCAGCATATAGGTCCATTGCGGGTCGGTGCCGGCCATACGCAGGCCAAGCTGGAATACGCCAACAATCAACGCGCCAAACAGCATCCCCATGATAGAACCGCGACCGCCGAACAGCGACATGCCGCCAATGACCACTGCGGTGATGGATTCGATATTGGCAAACTGGCCAGCCGTTGGCGATACCGAGCCGATACGGCCAATCATCGCCCAACCACCCAGCGCACAGATCAGGCCGGCAAGGGTGTAGACGGAAATCAGCATGCGCTTGACATTGACGCCAGACAATTCCGCTGCATCGGGATCGTCGCCGACCGCGTAGAGATGGCGGCCCCATGCTGTGTTGTTCAAGACATACCAGAGCACGGCGACCAGAAGGGCCAGCGCGATTACGCCATAGGTCAGGACGGCGCCGCCCAACTTAAAGCTTTGGCCAAAGTATTGCAGAATGGGCGCATTGGTGACCAGATCCTGCGACCGGATCGTTTCATTCGATGAATAGAGGAAATTGGCCGCCAGAACGATCTGCCACATGCCGAGCGTGACAATGAACGGAGGCAGCTTGACGCGGGCCACCAGCACGCCATTGATGAAACCGCAAATGCCGCCGACGGCAAAGCCGCACAGCACGGCAAGCGGGCCAGGCATGCCATAGTGAACGGCGAATTGCCCCATGACCACCGATGACAACACCATGATGGCACCCACCGACAGATCGATACCGGCAGTGAGAATGACCAGGGTCTGTGCCGCACCGATAATCCCGGTAATGGCAACCTGTTGCAAAATCAGTGTCAGAGCAAAAGGCGAAAAGAACTTGCCGCCCAGAATGACGCCGAAAGCGATCAGAGACAGGATGAGTACGATCAGCGGCACGGCAGCCGGGCTGGAATGCAGGAAGTGCTGAAACTTCTGCAAGGGCGTCTTGTCGTTGGTATCGAACTGGGCGACCGAGGTCGAGCTGCCCGACAGGACGTTTTCGTATTCAAGATGAGGTTTGGTGGCGGCTTTTGGCTCGCTCATCGGCTTTCCTCCCGTGGACCTCTTCTGAGGCTTGAGGGCCGGGCTGGACCGTGACACCAATTGCCGACGGCCGCCTGCGGCATTGTAGGATTTATGTATTCAACCCAGAAATCTGTCTATTACTCTTGGTTGCGTATCGCGCTTACCAGAAGGGCGGCCTGAGCCGCCCTTCCGTTGCAATATTTCAAGAGCGTATCAGCCCCAGCACTTCTTCAGGCCTTCGGCGACGTCGATTGACGGAACGCCTTTGGCAGCCTTGTCGGTGACGAGCGAAACGCCCGTATCAAAGAAGTCCTTGCCAGCGGTTGGCTTTGGCTTTTCGCCAGAGTCAGCAAACTTCTTAATGGCTTCGATGCCCAGAGCCGCCATCATCAGCGGATACTGCTGCGATGTCGCACCAATCACGCCTTCCTTGACGTTTTTCACGCCAGGGCAGCCGCCGTCAACCGATACGATCAGCACGTCCTTCTGCTTGCCAACAGCCTTGAGGGCTTCGTAGGCACCGGCAGCGGCTGGCTCGTTGATCGTGTGAACAACGTTGATGTTCGGGTTTTTCTGCAGAAGGTTTTCCATGGCCGTACGGCCACCTTCTTCGTTGCCGTTGGTGATGTCGTGGCCGACGATGCGCGGGTCGGTTTCGTCACCAATCTTGTTCGGGTCCTTCGGATCAATGCCGAAGCCGATCATGAAGCCCTGGTCGCGCATAACGTCAACCGATGGCTGGGCAGGGGTAAGGTCGAGGAAGGCAACCTTGGCATCCTTGGCCTTGTCGCCCAAAGTGGCGGCAGCCCACTGGCCAATCAGCTTGCCAGCAAGAAGGTTGTCGGTCGCAAATGTCGCGTCAGCGGCATTGACCGGATCAAGCGGCGTATCGAGTGCGATCACCAGAAGACCCGCGTCGCGGGCTTCCTTGACGGCAGGCACGATGCCCTTGGTGTCGGAGGCGGTGATCAGGATACCCTTGGCACCATCGGCAATGCAGGTTTCAATGGCTGCAACCTGGCTTTCGCTATCGCCATCGATCTTGCCGGCATAGGACTTCAGCGTAACGCCCAGTTCCTTGGCCTTGGCGGAAGCGCCTTCCTTCATCTTGACGAAGAATGGATTGGTATCGGTTTTGGTGATCAGGCAGGCTGACACGTCAGCAGCCTGTGCGCCTGTCGAAAAGACAACGCCGAGAGCCAGGGCGCCAAGCGTGGCGCCGATCAAATTGGTCTTCATATGGATCCTCCCAAGGACAAAGATAAACGCACCCTCTCAAGGGGCCGTTCGGTTCGCATGGTCCATCACCTCTCCCGTGTTGGCCTCCATGCTTCCTGCCTCAAGAAAACACTATTCCAAATGCCTGTCAATAAATAAATCGAGTTGAATTATTAATCCACTGTGGCATGCTTGGCCCTGTCGTGGCCTGCCGGGGGAGCCTGTATCAGGCGGATACAGGCCAGGACAGAGGAGCAGAATGATCGCCGGATCAGGATCGAAATTATTGGTCTGCCCGGTCGAATATGTAAGGAATTCCTGTTCAGCCGACGCTGGATGCAGTCGGGCGGCGCAGGATGGGAGGATGATCGATGACAGAGGGAATGAATGCGGGTCTGGCGATGCCGCCCGCTGCCCTCGAGACGAGTGGCGGCGCCAATCAGGTCGGCGTGCGCGCCTATAACGAGCGGCTGGTCATGTCGCTGGTGCGCCGGCATGGTAGCCTGTCCAAGGCGGAAATTGCCCGGCGCAGCGGTCTCTCGGCCCAGACGGTGACGGTGATCATGCGGGTGCTGGAGCGCGAAAAGCTGCTGGTGCGCGGTGAGCCGGTGCGTGGACGCGTCGGCCAGCCTTCGGTGCCAATGCGGCTCAATCCGGATGCGGTCTATTCGTTCGGGGTCAAGATCGGGAGACGCAGTGCCAACCTGGTGCTGATGGATTTCGTCGGCACGATCCGCCATGAGGTGCGTCGCACCTATCCTTATCCGATGCCCGGCCTCCTGCTGGATTTCATCGTCGGCGGCATTTCCGATATCGAGGGCAGGCTTTCCGTAGCCGAGCGGGCCCGAATTGCCGGTGTGGGCATCGCAGCGCCGTTCGAATTGTGGAGTTGGGCGGAGGAAACCGGCGCGCCATCAGAGGAAATGGATGTCTGGCGCGATACCGACCTGAAAGCCGATGTCGCGGCCCGGATCGGTTATCCGGTCTTCATCCAGAACGATGCGACCAGCGCCTGCGCCGCCGAACTGGTGTTCGGGGTTGGGCCACACTATCCGGATTTCGTCTATTTCTTTCTCGGCTCCTTCGTGGGTGGCGGCATCGTGCTGAATTCCTCGCTGTTTTCCGGGCGCACCGGCACAGCTGGCGCGGTCGGGCCGCTGCCGGTGCAAAGGCGCGATGGCAAAACCGTCCAGCTTTTGAAGATTGCGTCGATTTTCGTGTTGGAAAACCTGCTGCGCGACTATGGACAGGATAGCCAGTCCCTGTGGTATTCGCCGAGCGACTGGGTGGACTATGGGGAGCCGCTGGAAATCTGGATCCGCGATACCGCCGCAGCGCTGGCCCAGGCGATTGTGGCTGCGGCATCGATCATCGACTTTTCCGCCGCCGTCATCGATGGCGGCTTTCCGCAATGGGTGCGCCAGCGTCTGGTCGTGGCCATCCAGGAAGCGGCGCGTGACCTCGACCTCCAGGGTGTATTGATGCCCGAGATTGTCGAAGGCGCCGTCGGCCACCAGGCCCGGTCGGTGGGCGGTGCCAGCCTGCCGCTGTTTTCCCGTTATCTTTTGGATCAGAATGTGTTGTTCAAGGAGTTACTGTAAATGCTGAAGGGTCTCAACCCCATCCTCAATCCCGAATTGCTGGCCACCCTGCGGGCCATGGGGCATGGTGATGAAATCGCCATTGTCGATGGCAATTATCCCGGTCTCGAGCATGCAAGGCGGCTGGTGCGGCTGGATGGTCTCGGCCTCATTCCTGTGCTGGATGCTATTCTCTCCGTCCTGCCGATCGACGATTTCGTGCCGGAAGCGATTTTCCGCTCCACCGTCGGCAAGGACCGCGATGCACTTGACCCGGTTCATGCGGAAATCATCGCCTGCTGTGCCGCCCATGAACCAAAGCAGCCGGTCGTTCCGCTGCTGGGGCCGGATTTCTATCCGCGTGTCAAGGCGGCTCATACAGTTGTGCAAACTGGCGAACCTCGCCTTTATGCCAATGTCATTCTTAAGAAGGGCGTGATATATCCATAATTACTATTGGTTGCAGCAATCGCATTGGCGGACCTGCGGCTGCAAAGGGCGAATGACCCACGAGGGGGTTTCAGCCATGAGAGGCCGTGCGGGGTTCCCTGCACGGCCTCTTCCATGCTCAAATCGCTGTAAAGCCGTTATCCACGAACAGATGGGCGCCATTGACGAAGCGGGATTCGTCGCTGGCGAGGTAAAGGGCAGCGCGGGCCACGTCTTCCGGTTCGCCGATCCGGCCCTGTTGGGCGATGATGGCGGCATCCGAGACATCGACGCCCAGCGCTTGCAGGTCGGTCAATTCCCGCAATCCATGCGGCGTGCGGATAAAGCCGGGGCAGACGGCGTTGCAGCGAATGTTCCGGTCGCGGAATTCCACGCCGATGGCGCGGGCAAACATATGGACCGCCCCCTTGGTGGTGTCATAGAGCACTTCCATCGGCGTCGCGGCCACGGCGGATATTGATGACGTGCAGACGATGGAGCCGCCGCCTGCGGCAATCATGCCGGGCAGAACGGCCCGGGTCATCAGGAACATCGAGCGGACATTGACGGCGTGCAGCCAGTCCCATTCCTTCAGCGTGGTTTCCAGGAATGGTTTGATAACGATGGTGCCGGCGTGATTGAACAACACGGTGACAGCCCCGAACCGGTCCTCGACACGCTTGACGGCGGCCTGAACGGCGTCTTCCTCCGAGACATCGGCCACCCAGAAATCGGCTATGCCGCCAGAATCACGGATATCCTTGACCGTCTGCTCGGCTTCTGCGCCATTGCGGTCGATGATGGCGACGGCAGCGCCTTCGGCTGCAAACAGCCGCGAGGCTGCCCCGCCCATGCCGGTTGCGCCACCGGAAATGATGGCGACTTTTCCCTTCAGCCGATCTGTCATGGGTTTCCGTCCTTGTTGCGCTGCGGATGATGTTGGTGCGCTCACGGCTTCGACAGCCTTGCCCGGGTTGAGCGCGGCGTCGAAAGAATGAGGCTGGTTTCGCTATTGGTAATGCCGGGAACCAGTCGCACACGTCGCAAGACACTGTCGAAATCCGTCAGGGTTGCCGCGCCCAGTTCAACGATCAGGTCCCAGCGGCCATTGGTGGAGTGCACAGCGGAAATCTCGGGAAAACCGCTCAGCGCCCGGATCACCTTGTCAGTGACATGGCCCTGGATTTCGATCATCATGATGCCGCGCACGCCAAGATCGACCGTATCGGCCCGCAGGATCACGGTATAGCCAAGAATGGTGCCATCACGCTCCAGCCGCTCCAGCCGCGCCCGCACCGTTGCGCGCGACGCGCCGGTTTCCAGCGCCAGATCGGAAATGCTGCGCCGGCCATTATGGCGCAGAAGCGTGACCAGTCTTTCATCGAGATCGTCCACCAGCTTCTCACTTTGAGCAATAAAACTGCCATAACGATAAGCCATATGGAGATTATTGCCAATCTATATCGTTCAAATCGCCAGTTTCAAATGGTTGAATAGCGACAATAACAGGAGGTGCGCATGGAGTGCAGATTGATCGGAGTTCCCTTGCAGATCGGGGCGGGCCGTCTGGGTTGTGAAATGGGACCGAGCGCGCTGCGCATTGCCGGGCTCGGCCCGATGCTGGAAGAGCTGGGTCATCGCGTCACCGATCTCGGCAATGTCGCGCCTGCCGTTTTCAAGGACCTCAGCCATCCCAATCCCGCCGTGCATCACCTGCCGGAAACCGTTGCCTGGATCGAGACCTTGTCCGAGGTCGCCTACCGCGAAAGTGCGGATGCCATGCCGATTTTTTTGGGTGGAGATCATGCCCTTTCGGCTGGTACGGTGCCGGGACTGGCGCGCCGGGCGGCGGAACAAGGCCGCCCGCTTTTCGTGCTCTGGCTGGATGCCCATACCGATTTCCATACGCTGGAGACCACGGAAAGCGGCAATCTGCATGGTACGCCGGTCGCTTATTTCACCGGTCAACCGGGGTTTACCGGCTATTTTCCGGATCTGGTCGAAGCGGTCGATTCGGCTCATGTGGCAATGATCGGCATTCGCAGTGTCGATCCAGCCGAACGCGCGGCTTTGCGCCGGACCGGCATCACCGTGCATGACATGCGGATGATCGATGAGCATGGCGTTGCCGTGCTGCTGCGGGCTTTTTTGGATAAGGTTCGGGCCGCGAATGGCTTGCTGCATGTCAGTTTCGATGTGGATTTTCTCGATCCGATGATTGCGCCCGCCGTTGGCACCACGGTGCCAGGTGGTGCCACCTTCCGCGAGGCGCATCTGGTGATGGAAATGCTGCATGACAGTGGCCTGGTCTCCAGCCTCGATCTGGTCGAACTCAACCCTTTCCTGGATGAGCGGGGCCGCACCGCCATCCTGATGGCCGATCTGACGGCGAGCCTGATGGGACGGCAGGTCATGGACCGCCCCACACGCGACTACGCCGGGAGTGTTTGATGAGTGCCCCTATGACTGCCATTGCCAATCTGAATATCGTCCCCTTCGTCAGCGTCGATCACATGATGAAACTGGTGCTGCGGATCGGGGTCGAGACCTTCCTCACCGAACTGGCCGAAGTGATCGAGGAGGATTTTTGCCGCTGGGAGGTGTTTGACAAGACGCCGCGCATCGCCTCGCATTCCAGCGATGGGGTGATCGAGTTGATGCCGACCAGCGACGGCACGCTCTATGGCTTCAAATATGTCAACGGCCATCCGAAGAACATGCGGCAGGGCCGCCAGACCGTGACGGCTTTCGGCGTGTTGTCGGATGTCGGCAATGGCTATCCGATGCTGCTGTCGGAAATGACAATTCTGACGGCATTGCGCACGGCAGCGACATCGGCAGTCGCGGCCAAATATCTCGCGCGGCCCGATGCCCGCTGCATGGCGGTGATCGGCAATGGCGCGCAAGCCGAGTTTCAGGCGCTGGCCTTCAAGGCGATCTGTGGCATCACGCATCTTCGGCTCTACGACATCGACCGCAGCGCAAGCGACAAATGCCTGCGCAATCTTGAGGGAAGCGGATTGGCGATAACGCTGTGCCATTCCTCGCAGGAGGCGGTCGAGGGCGCGGATATCATCACCACTGTC
This region of Agrobacterium vitis genomic DNA includes:
- a CDS encoding ornithine cyclodeaminase, which translates into the protein MTAIANLNIVPFVSVDHMMKLVLRIGVETFLTELAEVIEEDFCRWEVFDKTPRIASHSSDGVIELMPTSDGTLYGFKYVNGHPKNMRQGRQTVTAFGVLSDVGNGYPMLLSEMTILTALRTAATSAVAAKYLARPDARCMAVIGNGAQAEFQALAFKAICGITHLRLYDIDRSASDKCLRNLEGSGLAITLCHSSQEAVEGADIITTVTADKQCATILTDNMVGPGVHINAVGGDCPGKTELHRDILHRADIFVEYPPQTRIEGEIQQMAPDHPVTELWQVMTGTAKGRSDSRQITLFDSVGFAIEDFSALRYVRSKLAETGLFTELDLLADPDEPRDLYGMVLRSKGSVG